A single genomic interval of Bradyrhizobium sp. AZCC 1693 harbors:
- a CDS encoding MATE family efflux transporter, translated as MKDLTQGSILSHALTMAVPIFAGLVLVLLCGLIDLYFVAALGEAAIAGIGAAGNAGFITNALTQVVSVGTLAAVSQAVGRRDRTDANLKFNQSLGLSVVGGACTMAAGFAVARPYMNSVAADAATVAAGTTYLVWFMPALGLQFAMFAMSSALRGIGIVAPMMYVQALTVTINIILAPVLILGWGTGYAMGVKGAGLASSLAVAGGVLVLWVYFQKAENYLALDPEQWRPQIAQWRRILSVGLPAGGEFAIMFVYMATIYYALGDLGPSAQAGFSIGSRVLGLIQVPAMAIAFAAAPIIGQNFGAGNGVRVKQAIGHVLMAVTVVMTAATAVTQWRPELLLRGFTEDKATIADGALFLKMVSLNLVAQGLIFVCSSTFQGLGNTRPQLISSTLRLITYVIPTLWLSAQSGFRAEHIWYLSIVTTTMQALLSLWLLRRELRKRLVFHQEASAG; from the coding sequence ATGAAAGACCTCACTCAGGGTTCAATTTTGAGCCATGCCTTGACCATGGCCGTCCCCATTTTCGCAGGCCTTGTTCTGGTATTGCTCTGCGGATTGATCGACCTCTACTTCGTGGCCGCTCTGGGCGAAGCAGCCATTGCCGGCATCGGCGCTGCAGGCAATGCCGGATTTATCACCAATGCTCTGACGCAAGTTGTGAGCGTCGGCACGCTGGCGGCAGTGTCACAAGCCGTCGGCCGCCGAGATCGGACTGATGCAAATCTGAAATTCAATCAGTCGCTCGGGCTATCGGTCGTCGGCGGTGCGTGTACCATGGCCGCGGGCTTCGCTGTGGCACGGCCTTACATGAACTCGGTTGCGGCAGACGCTGCAACAGTCGCGGCAGGGACGACGTACCTTGTCTGGTTTATGCCAGCTCTCGGCCTGCAGTTTGCGATGTTTGCGATGTCGTCGGCATTGCGTGGCATCGGCATCGTAGCACCCATGATGTATGTCCAGGCGCTTACGGTGACAATAAACATCATTCTAGCCCCTGTGCTCATCCTGGGCTGGGGAACGGGCTATGCCATGGGTGTGAAGGGAGCTGGCCTCGCCAGCTCCCTTGCAGTCGCTGGCGGCGTTCTCGTCCTTTGGGTGTATTTCCAAAAAGCGGAAAACTATCTCGCGCTCGATCCCGAACAATGGCGCCCGCAGATTGCACAGTGGAGGCGCATCTTGAGCGTCGGTCTTCCGGCTGGCGGCGAGTTCGCAATCATGTTCGTGTACATGGCAACAATATATTATGCCCTCGGGGATTTGGGTCCATCCGCGCAGGCCGGCTTCAGCATCGGTTCTCGCGTGCTCGGGCTCATTCAGGTACCGGCCATGGCCATTGCGTTCGCGGCAGCCCCCATCATCGGACAGAATTTCGGCGCGGGAAACGGCGTACGGGTAAAGCAGGCAATCGGACACGTCCTGATGGCAGTCACTGTGGTGATGACTGCCGCAACGGCCGTTACGCAGTGGCGGCCCGAGCTTTTGCTAAGAGGCTTTACAGAAGACAAAGCCACGATTGCCGACGGCGCCTTGTTCCTGAAAATGGTTTCGCTAAACCTCGTCGCGCAGGGTTTGATCTTTGTGTGCTCGAGTACGTTCCAGGGCCTGGGCAATACGAGGCCGCAGCTCATAAGTTCGACCCTGCGCTTGATAACATATGTGATCCCGACCTTATGGTTGTCGGCGCAATCCGGTTTCCGCGCAGAACACATCTGGTACTTGTCCATTGTCACGACCACGATGCAGGCGCTGCTGAGCCTCTGGTTGCTGCGCCGCGAGCTCCGGAAACGGCTGGTTTTCCACCAGGAGGCCAGCGCGGGATGA
- a CDS encoding TRAP transporter substrate-binding protein: protein MKRRDFLKVTGIGAAGAATLAAPAIAQSMPELKWRLAASWPKSLDTLWGGVEYMVKLVAEATDNKFQVQAFAGGEIVPGLQVLDAVQNGTVEMGHTASYYYFGKDPTFAFGTAVPFGPNQRINQAWYMLGGGRDLLNQFYKGYNVTSFLAGNTGCQMGGWFRKEINTVDDLKGLKMRIGGFAGRVMQKLGVVPQQLAGGDIYPALEKGTIDAAEWVGPYDDEKLGFYKVAPHYYYPGWWEGGPMLLGLVNLDKWNALPKYYQSVIEQAGQAANSWMMAKYDQGNPPAMKKLLAGGTKLHAFSPAIMQASLKATKELYAETSATNPNFKKILESMNTFTSNGYQWFQVAELGYDSFMARNPQG, encoded by the coding sequence ATGAAAAGAAGAGATTTTCTTAAAGTCACCGGCATTGGCGCGGCCGGCGCCGCAACGCTGGCGGCCCCCGCCATCGCGCAGTCGATGCCGGAACTCAAATGGCGTTTGGCGGCGAGCTGGCCGAAATCACTCGACACGCTGTGGGGCGGCGTCGAGTACATGGTCAAGCTCGTTGCCGAAGCTACCGACAACAAGTTTCAGGTTCAGGCCTTTGCCGGCGGCGAAATCGTGCCGGGGCTGCAGGTCCTCGACGCCGTGCAAAACGGCACCGTCGAGATGGGCCATACGGCCTCCTACTATTACTTCGGCAAGGATCCGACATTTGCGTTCGGCACCGCGGTGCCGTTCGGGCCCAACCAGCGGATCAACCAGGCCTGGTACATGCTCGGCGGCGGACGGGACCTGCTCAACCAGTTCTACAAGGGCTACAACGTCACCTCGTTTCTGGCTGGCAATACCGGCTGCCAGATGGGCGGCTGGTTCCGAAAGGAGATCAACACGGTCGACGATCTGAAGGGACTCAAGATGCGTATCGGCGGCTTTGCCGGGCGCGTGATGCAGAAACTGGGCGTCGTGCCGCAGCAGCTCGCCGGCGGCGATATCTATCCCGCGCTTGAAAAAGGCACGATCGATGCGGCGGAATGGGTAGGGCCCTATGACGACGAGAAGCTCGGCTTCTACAAGGTCGCGCCGCATTATTACTATCCCGGCTGGTGGGAAGGTGGCCCGATGCTGCTTGGCCTCGTCAACCTCGATAAATGGAACGCGCTGCCGAAATACTACCAAAGCGTCATCGAGCAGGCAGGCCAGGCCGCCAATAGCTGGATGATGGCCAAATACGATCAAGGCAATCCACCCGCGATGAAAAAATTGCTCGCCGGAGGCACCAAGCTCCATGCTTTTTCGCCGGCGATTATGCAGGCCAGCCTCAAGGCGACCAAGGAATTGTACGCCGAAACATCAGCGACCAATCCGAACTTCAAGAAGATCCTGGAGTCGATGAACACGTTCACGTCCAATGGATACCAATGGTTCCAGGTCGCGGAGCTCGGTTACGACAGCTTCATGGCGCGCAACCCACAGGGTTGA